From Rutidosis leptorrhynchoides isolate AG116_Rl617_1_P2 chromosome 3, CSIRO_AGI_Rlap_v1, whole genome shotgun sequence, a single genomic window includes:
- the LOC139897917 gene encoding serine/threonine protein phosphatase 2A 59 kDa regulatory subunit B' zeta isoform-like, producing the protein MIKQILNKLPRKPSSKSSQNDVMASNSVNSGVDSTPKSNSSLVKSSNSNKNVNGTYTPNVKSNIVKKSSQPGSTQAAYEQLPSFRDVPTSEKHNLFIKKLNMCCVVFDFSDPSKNLKEKDIKRQTLLELVDYITSVPSKFNEVTMQEITKMISSNIFRSLPSCNHDYNKLPDVFDPEDDEPNMEPSWPHLQIVYEFLLRFVAAPETDTKLAKRYIDHSFVLRLLDLFDSQDQREREYLKTILHRIYGKFMVHRPFIRKAINHIFYTFIFETEKHNGIAELLEILGSIINGFALPLKEEHKLFLTRALIPLHKPKCLSMYHQQLSYCVTQFVEKDFKLADTVIRGLLKYWPITNSSKEVLYLSELEEVLESTQVAEFQRCMVPLFRQIARCLNSSHFQVAERALFFWNNDHIRNLIIQNRKVILPIIFPPLEKNTRGHWNQAVQSLTLNVRKMFSDADQSLFDECLVKYQEDEVKEKENNKKRETIWMRLENETELKFASLTTASS; encoded by the exons ATGATTAAACAAATACTGAATAAGCTTCCCAGAAAGCCATCTTCAAAATCTTCCCAAAATGATGTAATGGCTTCTAATTCAGTGAATTCAGGGGTTGATAGTACTCCTAAGAGCAATTCTTCATTGGTTAAGAGTTCGAATTCGAATAAGAATGTTAATGGAACTTATACTCCAAATGTTAAGTCAAACATTGTGAAGAAATCAAGTCAGCCTGGGTCAACTCAAGCTGCCTATGAACAATTGCCTAGTTTTCGTGACGTACCCACATCCGAAAAACACAATCTTTTCATTAAGAAGTTGAATATGTGTTGTGTGGTGTTCGATTTTAGTGACCCGTCGAAAAATCTGAAAGAAAAAGATATAAAAAGACAAACTTTACTTGAGCTTGTTGATTATATAACCTCAGTTCCTTCAAAGTTTAATGAGGTTACAATGCAagaaattacaaaaatgatatcttCAAATATCTTTCGTTCATTACCTTCATGTAATCACGATTACAACAAACTACCCGATGTTTTCGATCCCGAAGATGATGAACCAAATATGGAACCATCATGGCCACATCTTCAAATCGTGTATGAATTTCTTTTACGATTTGTAGCTGCACCCGAAACCGACACTAAACTTGCAAAAAGATACATTGACCATTCGTTTGTGTTAAGATTGCTCGATCTATTCGATTCACAAGATCAAAGGGAACGTGAATATCTAAAAACGATCCTTCATCGTATATATGGAAAGTTCATGGTGCATCGACCGTTTATTAGAAAAGCCATCAATCATATATTCTATACATTCATATTTGAAACAGAGAAGCATAATGGCATTGCTGAATTACTTGAGATATTGGGTAGCATTATTAATGGTTTTGCATTGCCGTTAAAAGAAGAGCACAAACTATTTCTTACACGGGCTTTGATTCCTCTTCACAAGCCCAAATGTTTGTCGATGTATCATCAGCAGCTTTCGTATTGTGTAACACAGTTTGTTGAGAAAGATTTTAAGTTGGCTGATACAGTTATTAGAGGATTATTGAAGTATTGGCCAATAACTAATAGTTCAAAAGAAGTGCTTTATCTTAGTGAATTGGAGGAAGTTCTTGAATCTACTCAGGTTGCCGAGTTTCAACGTTGCATGGTTCCTCTGTTTCGTCAGATTGCTCGTTGTCTCAACAGTTCGCATTTTCAG GTAGCGGAACGCGCATTGTTCTTTTGGAATAACGATCACATAAGGAACCTAATCATTCAGAACCGAAAAGTCATCTTGCCCATAATCTTCCCACCTTTGGAGAAAAACACACGCGGTCATTGGAACCAAGCGGTTCAAAGCCTAACATTAAACGTGAGGAAAATGTTTTCAGATGCCGATCAATCACTGTTTGACGAGTGCCTGGTCAAATACCAAGAAGATGAAGTCAAAGAAAAGGAAAACAACAAGAAACGTGAAACGATTTGGATGCGTTTGGAAAATGAAACCGAGCTGAAGTTTGCTTCACTCACCACTGCAAGTAGCTGA